In Kitasatospora sp. NBC_00240, the following are encoded in one genomic region:
- a CDS encoding aromatic-ring-hydroxylating dioxygenase subunit beta, with product MTSEVMIDDTAQLRLWHRVSQFLFREARMLDEWRLIEWYDEMLTDDIRYVVPATDVRGESADALGLIDDNPARLRQRIEQLLNGEVWCEDPRSRTNRVISNVEILADQGSYLEVAANVVAYRFGHGRSDAYVGKYRFELVPEGESFRIRNRVVVLDHETLYEHGKLSIVL from the coding sequence GTGACCAGCGAAGTGATGATCGACGACACCGCCCAGTTGAGGCTGTGGCACCGGGTTAGCCAGTTCCTTTTCCGGGAGGCTCGGATGCTCGACGAGTGGCGTCTGATCGAGTGGTACGACGAGATGCTGACCGACGACATCCGCTACGTGGTGCCGGCCACCGACGTCCGCGGCGAGTCGGCCGACGCGCTCGGGCTCATCGACGACAATCCTGCCCGGCTTCGCCAGCGGATCGAGCAACTCCTCAATGGTGAGGTGTGGTGCGAGGACCCTCGGTCGCGGACGAATCGCGTGATCAGCAACGTGGAAATCCTGGCTGATCAGGGCAGCTACCTCGAGGTGGCGGCAAATGTCGTCGCCTACCGCTTCGGGCACGGCCGCTCCGACGCTTACGTCGGAAAGTACCGGTTCGAACTCGTCCCCGAGGGCGAGTCGTTCCGGATCCGGAACCGGGTCGTGGTGCTCGACCACGAGACGTTGTACGAGCACGGCAAGCTCAGCA